The Dioscorea cayenensis subsp. rotundata cultivar TDr96_F1 chromosome 19, TDr96_F1_v2_PseudoChromosome.rev07_lg8_w22 25.fasta, whole genome shotgun sequence genome includes a window with the following:
- the LOC120283332 gene encoding zinc finger BED domain-containing protein RICESLEEPER 2-like has protein sequence MVKMREAVAHWILMHEHPFSIAEEEGFNMMQQRGMPQWEKISRVTAKKDCMLMYENEKKRLFALLKNVNKISLTTDMWMSSPQKMEYMVVTGHFVDIDWKLQKHVLNFVHLAPPLRGIDIADAIYKCCKEWGIEGKVFTISVDNASKNDVAIRNLKDTFARHKKLLCGGRMFHVRCTAHILNIMVQFGLSKIESVIENIRDSVVHIKQSEGRLIMFSEIVQQLQLPYRKLVLDCKTRWNSTYEMLSVALKFKDVFPRYKDRDITYDCCPSNEDWEKAEKVCEILEVFNSTTNIISGSEYPTSNLFLNEVFRVKEVLDRKYQESGDGDKFIFDMVTRMKIKCKMRAIEFSFPRMYHSLEAQTHILDVKNCLYELYNEYLVEYQSIGSENSAETTSIGCTSSTSSASGSSSGWSQFQAFVKTVETITPQKSDLDIYLEEGCFICDGDSRKFDALEWWKANTLKYRVLSKMARDVLAIPITTVASESTFSAGERKKNKKEKKAEEIALPINL, from the exons ATGGTAAAGATGAGAGAGGCAGTTGCTCATTGGATCCTAATGCATGAGCATCCATTTTCCATTGCTGAGGAGGAAGGTTTTAATATGATGCAACAAAGGGGCATGCCTCAATGGGAAAAGATTTCTCGTGTCACAGCAAAGAAAGATTGTATGCTTATGTatgagaatgaaaagaagagatTGTTTGCATTGTTGAAGAATGTCAACAAAATCAGCTTGACAACGGATATGTGGATGTCATCACCTCAAAAGATGGAGTACATGGTTGTGACAGGACACTTTGTTGATATTGATTGGAAACTACAAAAACATGTTCTTAATTTTGTGCATCTTGCTCCTCCTCTTCGTGGCATTGACATTGCTGATGctatttataaatgttgtaaaGAATGGGGAATTGAAGGTAAGGTGTTCACAATCTCGGTGGATAATGCTTCAAAGAATGATGTTgctattagaaatttgaaagacACTTTTGCAAGACATAAGAAGTTGCTTTGTGGTGGACGAATGTTTCATGTTCGATGTACGGCTCACATTTTGAACATAATGGTTCAATTTGGTCTTTCAAAGATTGAAAGTGTCATTGAAAATATCCGTGATAGTGTGGTTCATATTAAGCAATCTGAAGGGAGGCTAATTATGTTTTCTGAGATTGTACAACAGTTGCAATTACCTTATAGGAAGTTGGTGCTTGATTGCAAAACaaggtggaattcaacttatgaGATGCTATCAGTTGCATTGAAGTTTAAAGATGTTTTCCCAAGATACAAAGATCGTGATATCACCTATGATTGTTGTCCAAGCAATGAAGATTGGGAAAAGGCAGAAAAGGTGTGTGAAATTCTTGAAGTGTTCAATTCCACTACCAATATTATTTCTGGAAGTGAGTATCCTACTTCAAACTTGTTTCTAAATGAAGTTTTTCGTGTGAAAGAAGTGTTAGATAGAAAATATCAAGAGAGTGGAGATGGAGATAAATTCATTTTTGACATGGTTACAAgaatgaaaatcaa GTGCAAAATGAGAGCCATTGAGTTTTCATTTCCTAGAATGTATCATTCTTTGGAAGCACAAACTCATATTCTTGATGTGAAAAATTGTTTGTATGAGCTTTACAATGAATATCTTGTTGAGTATCAATCCATTGGTTCTGAGAATAGTGCTGAAACTACATCAATTGGTTGTACAAGTAGTACAAGTAGTGCAAGTGGTTCTTCTTCAGGATGGTCTCAATTTCAAGCATTTGTGAAGACAGTTGAAACTATTACTCCCCAAAAAtctgatttggatatttatcTCGAAGAAGGGTGCTTTATTTGTGATGGAGATTCTCGCAAGTTTGACGCTTTGGAGTGGTGGAAGGCAAATACCTTAAAGTATCGTGTTTTGTCTAAGATGGCTAGAGATGTTCTTGCTATACCTATAACTACTGTAGCTTCTGAAAGCACTTTTAGTGCCGGCGAACGG aaaaagaataag aaagagaagaaagcagAGGAAATTGCTCTTCCTATCAATCTTTGA